In the Prochlorococcus marinus str. MIT 9312 genome, TACTATAGTTGGGATTTGTTCTATATCAGTTGTAGATGAGCGACTTAAGAAATTCTTATTCATCTTCCAACTTTTTTGCGTTTTTGTAATAGCCCATGTAATTGCATTGTTATTAAATCTTTTATTTAATAAATCAATAGTTCTCATGAGAGTTGCTGATTTTTTTAGGTCTTTCTGAGATTTGTAATTGATAACTGATTGCTGTAAATATTCGCTATTAGTTAAATCCTGCATTAAAACACCAGCTTTTGAAAATTTATATTCGGGATTATAAATTTCTTTAGATAATTCAACTACTATTTTTAAAATGCTGTTTGTGTCGTCTGTCGCATTTGTAAGTTTTCTATGAGCACTTCTTTGATAATTTTGACTTGAATATTTACTGGTTCTGGCAAATACTCTAATGTCGGATGATTGTAAATTCTGACTTCTCATTTTTTCAGATGCTTTTATTGCATGAGTCGCCAGTGCTTGAGTTAAGTCTTCTAATTTTGTGATAGGGGTACCGAAACTCCTGCTTACCTGAATTTCTTTTTTTGATTTCTTGCTTTTTTCTAGAGGCAGGCATTTATAGCCTTTCAGTTCTAATTGTAATCTTTTCCCTACTATGCCTAGTTTCTTAATAATTTCATTTTCTTCCATATCTCTTAATTCTCTCGCATTTTTAATACCTTTACTTTTCAACCAATTAGAGGTTTGTTTCCCGACTCCCCATATGTTATCTACACTAATTCTTTTTAAATAATTATTCTCATTTCTAGTTCTAGATAAATCAAATATTCCAGCTGAATAATCAATATTTTTAGCTAATTTATTAGCAATTTTTGCTCTTACTTTATTTTCTCCTATACCTACTGTTAGTGTGATGCCTAGATTCTGATATATTAATGATCTTATGTTTCTTGCCCAAGGATATAGATTTTTATCATTAGGTCTAGAAATTGAGACAAATGCTTCGTCAATAGAATAAATTTCTATTTGTTCACAGTATTTTTTTAGTAAATTCATAAGTCTTCTGCTCATATCGCCGTAAAGCGAGTAGTTTGAGCTTAAGACTGCTACATCTAATTTATTTAATTTTTCTTTGACCTTAAAATAAGGAGTTCCCATTTTAATTTTCAAAGCTCGCGCTTCGGGACTTCTCGCAATGATACATCCGTCATTATTAGATAAAATTACTACTGGTTTATTTCTCAAATGAGGATTAATAGTTTGTTCACATGACGCATAAAAATTATTAGCATCTATAAGAGCTATAGCATCAATGCTTGAAATTCTCATAAATAGCTATGTATTGAATAAATAACAACGCCCCATATCTGTACATCAATATGGTTTTTAAATCTAAAATCAGGATAATTATGATTTTCTGCTTTTAAATATAATTCATCATTTTTTATAGATAATCTTTTTATTGTAAATTCCCCGTCTATCATTGCAATGATAATATTCCCTGGCTTGGCTGTTAAACTTTTGTCTACTATTATTAAATCTTTATCTTTAATTCCTGCATTTATCATTGAGTCACCTCTAACTCTAAGAAAAAAAGTGCTAAACGGATTAGATATTAAATGTTCATTTAAATCAATATTCTCTTCTGTATAGTCATCTGCAGGAGAAGGAAATCCTGCAGATACCGAATCATTTAATAAGGGGATTTTGAATTTTTTAGTGGTTGAATCAAAGGAATCCAAAACTTGAATTAATAGTATATATGTACTATATAATAAAAAATCAAAAAAAATAGTTGGTTGTTAATGTTTTATAGATTAATTTTAGATAAAATCAAATCAAATCTTTCTAAGAACGATGGTAAGGGGAGTTGTTAGATATAGAAATAGCTCTATAGATTTGCTCGATAAGGATTAATCTAGCTAATTCATGAGGAAAGGTTAAAGGAGACAAACTTAGTATAAGATCTGAATTTTTTTTTATATCTGAACTAATTCCATCAGTATCACCGATTAAGAAATTTATTTTTTTATTTTTAAAGTTTAAGAGTAAAGAACATAGTTCAACTGAATTAAACTGTTTCCCTTCTTCACTTAGGCAGATAATAATATTGTTATTGGATCTAAGATTATTTAAATTAAAAGTCTTTAACTCATTAATGATAAGTTCAGGCATTCTTTTTTTGTATTGATTAATTCCATCTCTAATCCAAAGTTTCTTTATTTTGCCGATAGCATAAATTGCTAATCTATTACTCTGAAGCATAAGTAAATATTAAAACTAATTATTCATCAAGAAGATAATTAAATTCATCATATAGTTCCTCTTCGGTTGTTAATTTCTTGGAAAAATTATCTTTTTTGGAATTCACATTAAATTGATTAATCTCACTTTTTCTTAGTGAATTATTAACGTTTGAAGTCTCTTCTAAAGATTCTGAATTATCAATTAACGAATAAAAAATTTTATTGGGATCTTCTGAATTAAGTGGATTGGTGATTAAATTATCATTATTAGTTATATTTGTGTAATTATTTATATTTTTACTTTCGTTATTTAAATCTTTCTTTTTTTTAAAT is a window encoding:
- a CDS encoding Y-family DNA polymerase encodes the protein MRISSIDAIALIDANNFYASCEQTINPHLRNKPVVILSNNDGCIIARSPEARALKIKMGTPYFKVKEKLNKLDVAVLSSNYSLYGDMSRRLMNLLKKYCEQIEIYSIDEAFVSISRPNDKNLYPWARNIRSLIYQNLGITLTVGIGENKVRAKIANKLAKNIDYSAGIFDLSRTRNENNYLKRISVDNIWGVGKQTSNWLKSKGIKNARELRDMEENEIIKKLGIVGKRLQLELKGYKCLPLEKSKKSKKEIQVSRSFGTPITKLEDLTQALATHAIKASEKMRSQNLQSSDIRVFARTSKYSSQNYQRSAHRKLTNATDDTNSILKIVVELSKEIYNPEYKFSKAGVLMQDLTNSEYLQQSVINYKSQKDLKKSATLMRTIDLLNKRFNNNAITWAITKTQKSWKMNKNFLSRSSTTDIEQIPTIVK
- a CDS encoding LexA family protein, coding for MDSFDSTTKKFKIPLLNDSVSAGFPSPADDYTEENIDLNEHLISNPFSTFFLRVRGDSMINAGIKDKDLIIVDKSLTAKPGNIIIAMIDGEFTIKRLSIKNDELYLKAENHNYPDFRFKNHIDVQIWGVVIYSIHSYL
- a CDS encoding 23S rRNA (pseudouridine(1915)-N(3))-methyltransferase RlmH, whose amino-acid sequence is MLQSNRLAIYAIGKIKKLWIRDGINQYKKRMPELIINELKTFNLNNLRSNNNIIICLSEEGKQFNSVELCSLLLNFKNKKINFLIGDTDGISSDIKKNSDLILSLSPLTFPHELARLILIEQIYRAISISNNSPYHRS